TCTTACAGACACTCAAGATCCGCCCGGTACGCAAGGGCGGTTTCATCGATTACATGAAGTCCATCGGCAAGCTGGGAGGCCAGAACAAAGTGCCCCGCCTGAGCAACGACCGGCGTATTGCTGATGAAATGGAAAAATATCTGGACGGGCGCTGACCCGGCCGGACCCTCCGCAAAGACCTTCTCCTTTTACCGGGAGAGGAGGGAATTCGCACGCTTAATTGAAAAATCTGTTTAAATTTAATCGCAGGAGAGATTCTTGTTTGATCATGAGTAAAAAACGTATTGGCATATTTGGTTCTACCGGGTCTATCGGCCGTCAGGCACTGGAGGTGATCGCTGCGCACCCGGAGCTGTTCGAAGTGGAGGTGCTCACCGCGCAGCAGAATGCGGACCTGCTGATAGAGCAGGCTCTGTTGTTTTCGCCCAATGCGGTGGTGATCGGTGATGAAGGGAAATACGAGGCGGTAAAGGCCGTTTTGTTCGATAAAGGCATTAAAGTATTTGCCGGCGCTGCCGCGATGGTGGAGGTGGCGGCCTGGGATTCCATCGATCTGATGCTTGCAGCGATCGTAGGGTTCGCCGGCCTGGCGCCTACTTTGTCCGCCCTCGAACAAGGCACGCCCATTGCCCTGGCCAACAAGGAAACCCTTGTAGTGGCGGGGGATATTGTGATGGCCACCGCCCGCAGAAGAAATGTGCCCATCATTCCGGTGGACTCGGAGCATTCCGCCATCTTCCAATGCCTGCAGGGCGAACGGGGGGCAAAACTGGAAAAAGTGGTGCTCACCGCATCCGGCGGGCCGTTCCTCGGTAAAAAGACCAATTTCCTCATCAATGTAAAGAAAGATCATGCCCTGCAGCATCCTAACTGGAGCATGGGGGCGAAGATCAGCATCGATTCGGCCACACTGATGAACAAAGGGCTGGAAATGATCGAGGCCAAATGGCTTTTTGGACTGGATGCGGAACAGATAGAAGTGATCATCCATCCCCAGTCCGTTATCCATTCCATGGTGCAATTCACCGATGGTTCCATGAAAGCGCAGATGGGACTTCCGGATATGAAATTGCCCATCCAGTATGCCATGGGGTACCCGGACCGCCTGTCCAATGATTTCCCCCGCTTTTCTTTCAAGAATTACCCCTCGCTTACTTTTGAGCAGCCTGATACCAAAACATTCCGTAACCTTGCCATTGCAACGGACGTGCTGAAGAAGGGCGGAAATGCAGCCTGCATCATGAACGCAGCCAACGAAGAGGTAGTGAACGCCTTCCTGAAGAACCGCATCGGCTTCCTGCAGATGACGGAAGTGATAGAGGAAACGCTGGACAGGTTGCCATTTGTGGAAAAGCCGACTTTACAGCAATATTACCAGGCGGATACCACTGCCCGCGAAACGGCCGCTGAACTGATCCACAACCTGAGCTGATAAACACTGAAATAATATATATCCAATAGAAATACATGACAACACAGGAAATATTAGTAAAAGCAGGACAGTTGATTCTGTCATTGTCGATTTTGGTGGTCCTGCATGAATTAGGGCATTTTATCCCGGCCAAACTGTTTAAGACGAAAGTAGAGAAGTTCTACCTGTTCTTCGATCCCTGGTTTTCCCTCTTCAAATTCAAGAAAGGCGATACCGAATACGGTGTTGGCTGGCTGCCGCTCGGCGGCTATGTGAAGATCTCCGGGATGATAGACGAGAGTATGGACCGGGAACAGATGAACAAACCGGCAGAACCCTGGGAGTTCCGGTCGAAACCCGCCTGGCAACGGCTGATCATCATGATCGGCGGGGTAACGGTAAACCTTATCCTCGGTTTTCTGATCTATACCATGATCCTCTGGCATTACGGGGAAGAGTATCTGCCTGCGCAGAACGTAAAATACGGCATCGTAACGGATTCCCTGGCACGGACCATCGGGCTGCAGGACGGGGACATGCTGGTAGCGGTTGCCGGCAAACCCGTGGAGAACTTTGAAGCATTCGCCGGCAGGCTCATCCTGAAAGAAGCCAAGACCATACAGGTAGTACGGGACGGGCAGCAGGTGGACATTCAAATACCAAAGGGCTTCCCCCGCCAGGTCATCAAACGGAAAGGCATGTTCGTCGTGCCGCGTTTGCTGCCGGTACTGGATACCGTTCCGGATAATTCCTTCGGTTTCAGGGCCGGATTCAGGGAAGGGGACAG
This genomic stretch from Chitinophaga sp. XS-30 harbors:
- the rseP gene encoding RIP metalloprotease RseP → MTTQEILVKAGQLILSLSILVVLHELGHFIPAKLFKTKVEKFYLFFDPWFSLFKFKKGDTEYGVGWLPLGGYVKISGMIDESMDREQMNKPAEPWEFRSKPAWQRLIIMIGGVTVNLILGFLIYTMILWHYGEEYLPAQNVKYGIVTDSLARTIGLQDGDMLVAVAGKPVENFEAFAGRLILKEAKTIQVVRDGQQVDIQIPKGFPRQVIKRKGMFVVPRLLPVLDTVPDNSFGFRAGFREGDRIIRVNGDPVSYNHEFYNAVKRDTGKTMVVDVLRNGTDTVTISTVVPSKGFGGIGPILSNQLEIVKKTYTFGQAIPAGFNKAITTLVSYVQQLRLIFVSEEVKASESLGGFMSIGNLFPGVWDWQSFWALTALLSIILAFMNILPIPALDGGHVIFLTYEMITGRKPSEKFMEYAQIVGMVILFGLLLFANGLDVWRWITSKF
- a CDS encoding 1-deoxy-D-xylulose-5-phosphate reductoisomerase; the encoded protein is MSKKRIGIFGSTGSIGRQALEVIAAHPELFEVEVLTAQQNADLLIEQALLFSPNAVVIGDEGKYEAVKAVLFDKGIKVFAGAAAMVEVAAWDSIDLMLAAIVGFAGLAPTLSALEQGTPIALANKETLVVAGDIVMATARRRNVPIIPVDSEHSAIFQCLQGERGAKLEKVVLTASGGPFLGKKTNFLINVKKDHALQHPNWSMGAKISIDSATLMNKGLEMIEAKWLFGLDAEQIEVIIHPQSVIHSMVQFTDGSMKAQMGLPDMKLPIQYAMGYPDRLSNDFPRFSFKNYPSLTFEQPDTKTFRNLAIATDVLKKGGNAACIMNAANEEVVNAFLKNRIGFLQMTEVIEETLDRLPFVEKPTLQQYYQADTTARETAAELIHNLS